The genome window CGTTTGCTAGATCTTCAAGGATGCCACTTGTAAAACTTCTGGCACCAATACTAGGGGTACCATTGAATTCTTCAGGAACGTCTTCCTTATGAATCCTAACATTCATACTAGCAATCACCTTCCAGCTGTGATTATCTAATGAATTAGATGTTAATGATAATATCGAAATAAATGGATTGTTTATAATTTCTTCTAAGGTTGGAACAGCGTTTTTATTAATATCAAATAACCCGCAAACAGGTTGTGTATAGTTTTTCCATAATACCTGTCCAAAGGAATATGAACCATCCTCTAAAAATATTTGAAATATATCTCCCACTTTCCATTTTTGTTTTCTAGGTCTTTTATGTGAGATTAATCGATTTTTGGTGATATTTATTTCTTCGGCGGATAAGTTCGCATTAGCTAGTTCGTTTATGACAATGGCTATCTCCAATATCAGTTCAGCATTAGTAGTACGTATAATAACAGCACTTGATTCATAATCAAAACCTATACGCTTGTATAAATACGGTTCAATCTTTTCTCTAACTGTTTTGCGTAGAAGCTTTATTGCCTCATTATTAGTTTCCAATTTAAACAATTCAGCTAAATCATTATCAATAAGGAAATATGATGTTGATGCATCAGGTAGCAAGATTTCTACACTCCCTAATTTACAAGTGGTATCCATTATATTTCATTTCCCCTTTAATTTGAGAACTTCTTATTAAAATTATAACACCGTAAAAAGTCTGTTTCTGCAAGTAACCTGCCCCGATAGTTAAAAAAGGCTACGTATTGACGTTCGCCTTGTTGCATTAATGCACCAGTTAGCCATTCATGAAGCGCAAAAACCTGCGCTTCACCACAGAGAATGAATGTTTGTTTCTATGTCTATAATGACTTTTGGGTACATTCACAACAATCTTGTCTCAGCATTTAAAAAAATCATAAAATGCTGGGTCTAGTTTGTTTTTGTCTTTTTTAGGATTTTCGGATGTAAACTTTCATGGTAGTTGAAGAGGCAGCCATATCGCTTGAAGAAGGGATCTATTCAATTATCGCGCTAGTTAACTGATAAGCAGGTTTCCAAAATTGACGGAAAACAAGATAGAAAGGAAAATGCCAAATAGACTACAAAGAATACCCGTTACAGCTATTTTTTTTCCATTTTGTTTAAAACGATTTATTTGTCTTACCCCTATGACACCATAAATTAGACCAATAATGCCAAGTATGAAGCCCACTGCCATAAAAGAAGTAACAATTGAAAGAGCCCCAAAGATTATTGATATCGTGCCTTTGCTATTAGCTTTACTATCACTAGCGTTTGAAACTTCAAGTTTACTAATTTTTCCTGCCTCCTTTTTAAACTGAGTGGACCGATTGTGAACAAGATTTAACAATACTCTTAAACTAACCTGCCCCAGTTCAGTATCCATAAACAGATAATAACATAATGCTTAACCCTTTAATTGTAAATTTCTGAAATCAATAATAAAAGAAAATGACCATCATTTGATGATCTTACTTGTTTAATTATTGCACCCGTTAGTTGAATAAGAAATCTTATATTCACTTTAACTTTCGATGATTTTTTAGCATTTGTTGCAAATACTCTTCCGATTTTCCTTTAGGGATACTAAGGCTTTCCCATTCTTCATTTTTAATTTGCTTACCCACATAAACAATTTGTCCGATATGATAAGCGTAATGAGCCATTTGCCTTTCAATCGCATCAATAACCGTATGGCTTTCGCCACGAATATAAATATTTTTTAATAAATCCTCTTCATTTAAATTATCAATTGTTTTAAAAAGAGTATTCCAACCTCTTTCCAATTAGAAATCATTTCTTGCTTTGATGATATAGTGTTTACAAATTCTTGGTCACGTTTCCTATTGGTTTTTTCACCATCTGATGTTAAAAAATTCGTCCATCTTGAAATCATATTTCCACTTAAATGCTTTACGATAATTGAAATACTATTTGAAGATTTATTTAAAGCCCAATGTATATCGTCTTCTGATAATTGCTGTATTGTCTTATCCCCTAGTTCTTTAACACTTCTAAACCTAGCTTGGACTACTTTTAAATACTCATTCCCCACAGTCATTACGATCCACTCCCACCGATTAGTATCTACATTATAAAACTATATTCTTACGCTAAAATGCCCCATAGTAAAAGAGACCGTCATAATGACGATTTCATTGTTGAAGTAAAGCACCCTTTAGCTGAATAAGAAGTGCGATTCATTTTAAGAATCACACTTCTATTTTATATTTAGATTCTGACTTTCTTAGTATTACTGCTCTTGCAATAAACACCGGTAAACCAGTAATTATGAATAGCTTAAGTAGGAGAACTCACAAGGTATTATTTTGAGTTACATTTTTTGTATTCCAAACTACGTAATCCAACAATTAAGAAAAGAAATGCAGCAAATAAAAGCACTCTTGGAATAAGAGATAACAATAAGTTAGCTTAAACATGGAATACCAAGTATATTTAAGCTATTTGTAACAAAGATTATAACTAATACAGTCAAAAGGAGGTCGATAGAATGGATGCACAACGAGCACAAGAAATTACTTCTTCACCAGATATTATTGATGTAACCTATAATGGAGAAGCCATTTACATTGAGCACGTGGATGAACAAAATGGAACAGCTACTATCCATTTCCTTAACGAACCAAATAATAAACAAAGTGTTTCTGTAACAAGCCTAAATGAACAAAATGTTTGAAGTATCCCATAACAAGCCTCCACCTTATAGTGGGGGTTTCAACTTTTGATCAAAATAATTTGAGTATTACCTCAACCATTCACCTAATCTTCTTAAGAACAGGCTCTGTTAAAGCTTAATGTTGATATGAGGTTAAAGAAATTAGAACTTCCCGGTTATCTGTAAGTTCTAATTCGTAGTCAGGATGGTGCGGTGCCCTTGATACTGACTAAACTATCCATTTCAAAACTCAATAAATTATTTATACGTTTTACCTCATATTCCCTCATATTTTATCCCCTTTTAATTGCCTAAGTATTGTAGTTTTAAAAAACGCCGTATTGACGATCTCCTTGTTGTAATAAAGCACCAGTTAGCTTAATAAGATATAAAAATATAGATTGAATCGATTATATTTACCCTAAAAGGTAGTTAGATAATTCACAAAGACAAGGGTAAGGAATATGGAAAAGAAAATAATTCCCTTTTGTATTCGATTCCTTTTTTTGAACCAATTCCACCTTTGACTATCAGTGCTAAACATTATGTAATCTATAATAGCAAATAAAAGTATCCCAAATGTTACCAATGTAAATTCCAAAATAGTCATCCCCTAATTCATTCTTAACTATAATTCATACGTTATATTTATTAAATAGTTTCGTCCCTCTTTAAGTAAACTGCCCCTTTAGTTAAAAAAGACCGCCGTATTGACGATCTCCTTGTTGTAATAAAGCACCCGTTAGTTGATTAACATCTCCCCTTTTATTTCAAACCAAATATTCTCTACTATCACTAAACATATGATTGCTAAAATAAAGGCTGTTACAGAGAGTACGACCTTGTTTCGTAACCTGGTATTGAACCGTATGTACAACTTTCCTATCAAGCTGATAAGCAGTATAAAGATAGGAGCTGTTATAGCTATTGCTATTAAATCAACAAGAGAAAATGGTTTGCTGATGTATGGGTCAGAATAGATATTGAGAAGAAGAAGTGCGATAAATAAGACGAATTGATAAATAAAAAATCTTACAGGACTCATAAATGATGGATTCCCTTCTATGTAGTGTTATGTAAAGTATAAATCCTCAAAGAAAAAATAAATAAACTTTTAAGCCAACTTGTCTTGTTGAACTATCCTGCCCCGTTAGTTTAAGTACAATATTTCACAAAGTTATTATACCATATATTAGTAATTCTCAGAAAACTAAACAATATCCTTGTCATTATAATAGTAAAATCCGTCTAAATTTAGACGGATTTTATATGCCATTTTATCGGTCAATTATAATGTCATTTGAGTCGTGTTTTTTGAAAATGCACCTCAAAACGGAACCCTTTAATCGTATGGGGCCGCTTTTTATATATATTTTATCCTTATCAGCTCATCGCCATTAATCCACTCTGGAAAGAAATCAACTTTTAGCGAAATTGGTGACTCCTGCCCAAGTCGTTCATCTACTTCAGATGATGTTGTAAACGAACTACCAAAATAAAGTACATTCCCATTTGCATCATATGATTGACAGAAGTAGGAATAAGGGAATTCTTCATGATACTTAAATAGCATTCTCTGGACTTCGCAAATATGCGAATGCCGTTTTATATAAATCTATTTTATATAAAACGGCATCAAGCGCAAAAAAAGCTTCATCATCACCTGATATGGCTTTTAACGCATCCTCGCGCAAGTCTTCTCCCCCATCCTAAATGCAGTTATATAAATTAGACTGCTAGTTACGGAAAAAGTTTTATTCTTTTTCTTATAAATGAGAATGAAGTTGCGTGTAGTACATATATAATAAGCATAATAGTTCAATAGGGGGATCATTACATGCCATATGTTAAGGTTGACTCGGAGACAAAGCTATTCTATGAGGACAAAGGAAGCGGACAGACGATTATTTTTATTCACGGTGTGATGATGAGCAGTAAATTCTTCCGTAAGCAACTTTCATTTTTCAGTGAAAACTATCGCATTATCGCATTAGATCTTCGGGGACATGGACAATCCAGCAAAGTTGAACACGGGCATACTGTTGGGCAATACGCAAGAGATCTAAAAACATTTATTGAAAAGTTAGAATTGAAGGATGTGATTTTAGTAGGGTGGTCAATGGGATCATTCGTTGTCTGGGATTATGTAAATCAATTTGGCACAGATTATATTAAGGCAGTAACGATTGTCGATCAATCTGCTTCTGATTATATTTGGCCAGGCTGGGAGTTTGGTGCTTTTGATTTTGCAGCATTAACTGGGCTAATGCAGGTAATCCAAGAAGATCAGCATGGATTCAATCGAAATTTCATAGATGGCATGTTTAAGAAAAAACCTTCAGATGAAGATGTCCAATGGATTTTGGCAGAAATGAATAAGTTGCCAGCGTCGATTGAGAGCACCATCGTTTTTAATCAATCTATCGTTGATTATCGAGAGACTCTATCCAATGTGGATGTCCCAACACTGATCTGTTTTGGCACTGTTGGCTTTTTTACAATAGAAGCTGGGGAATACATCCAGGAAAAAATAGCCGGATCAAAACTAGTAGCATTTGAAAATAGCAGTCATTTGCTATTTTTAGAGGAAACAGACAAGTTCAATCGAGAGTTAGATACGTTTTTTAGAAATTTATAATTATCTGGATAACTATACAATAGTATCTCCACTATACTACGAGCGGTGATACTATTGCAGTTTATAAATCAGTGGGGTTACTACTGCATCTGCTAAAAAATCAAGAATGGACCTTCCTATTTTATATGAACTACCTTATTTTCCATCCGGCCGATCTTTTCAATTTCCAGTGCAACAACATCCCCATCTTTTAGAAACTGTGGCGGATCCATCGCAAACCCTACCCCATCAGGAGTCCCAGTTAAAATAATATCCCCTGGATTCAATGTGATTAAATTAGAAATAAACTCAACAAGAAAAGGGATATCAAAAATTAAATGACTTGTATTTGATGATTGACGTTCCATACCGTTCACAAAGGAGCGGATTGCTAAGTTTCCAGGCTCACTAATTTCATCTCCAGTCACTACCCATGGACCGATTGGTGTACAGCGATCTAATGTTTTTCCCTGGAGCCATTGTGGTGTACGCTTTTGTAGATCTCTAGCTGAAGTGTCATTTCCAATCGTATAGCCAGCAATATAGGATAGCGCCTCCTCCCTCTTCACCTTTGTAGCCTCTTTGCCAATTACCAAAGCTAACTCAACCTCATAGTCTAACTTCTTTGTTACATCCGATGTTTCAATCGCATCCTCTGGTCCGATTAATGCATTATTAAATTTTGCAAAGAGAACGGGATATTCTGGGATATCACTCTGCATTTCTGCAACATGATCCGCATAGTTTTTTCCAACACAGATAATCTTTCCAGGTGAAGATATTGGAGTTCCAAGATTAATATCCTCTAGTTTTAAACTCTCAAGTTCATCTTTTTTATTCAAAATGTACCGACATGCTTCTTCAGCTTTTTCAATTGCTGGTAACCCAATAGCGAAGAATCGCGATGGCTCCGCTGGTAGAATCGTATCTAATTCATCAACTAATTGTTCCTCTTTTTTTGATAAAAGGAATGCCTGATATGCTGCTTGGATGTCGAGTACAAATTCCCCATGAATCGCCCCAATACGATAATTACCCGAGTTAGATTTAGTTCGATAGCTTACGAGTTTCATTCCCACACTCTCCATTCATAAATCGTTATATGATTTCATTTTACCAATAGAATCACTTTTTAAACAAGTCAGTATTTTATAGCAGAGTATTTTTCTCTTAATCTTCACGAAGTATTCAAATTTCAATCATTGAGTAGTATCATAAGGCGATGAATTTTTGTTATACTATTATTTAAGTATAAATACCCCTTCTATAGATAGAAATAATTGTTACAGGAGAATTTTCAGGGAGGTAATGCAGTGAGGAGATTTGCTATATTTTTCGCGATTTTAATTGTTGCTGCTTTATCTGCATGCGGAGCTAAAGAAGACTCCACCAATGCTGATTCAGAAGAGATTGTTCCGTTAGAGGTAGAATTTTCAGTTCCAGAAACAGCTGAAGTAGATGAAGAAGTAAAACTTATAGCAACCGTTACATATGGAGAAGAATCTGTTGCTGAAGCAGATGATGTAACTTTCGAAATATGGGAGCAAGGCATGGAAGATAAAAGTAATAAGTACGAAGCAACAAATAACGGCGATGGTACTTATACAATGGAAACCTCTTTTGACCATGATGGTATTTATGAGATGTTTGCACATGTAACAGCAAAAGATATGCATACAATGCCAAAAAAATCGATAACAGTTGGGAGTAGTCCGAGCCATGATTCCGACCATGAACAAACCCATACTCATGAGCAAGGTGAAGTTACAGATGGTTTCGCGATGCATTTCATGGAGCCAAAATCATTGAGAGCTGCTGAAGAAACGCCTCTAAAAGTTCATGTACAACTTGACAATCAACCTTTAGAGCAAGCTAGTATACGATTTGAGATTTGGAATGAGGAAACACCGGACAAGCATGAATGGGTAAATGCGAGAGAAGCAGCTGCAGGAGAATATTTCGGAGATTTCGTATTTCAAGAAGCAGGTACGTATCAACTGGCGGTTCATGTTGAAAATGAAGATGGATTACATGAGCATCAGGAATTTGAAATAAACGTAACGAAATAATTTCGATATAAAAGGAATTCCAAGTTTATTGGGATTCCTTTTATAGATTACTTTAATTGAAATTGAATAGCCGTGCAAAAATCAGACATTTGGCTTATACTAATTTTAGATAAGTTAAATAATTAGGGGGAAGAGAATGAACGATGTTTCACTTCGAGAAAAAAGCATTGTAATGATTGGTTTTATGGGGGTTGGTAAAACAACCATTGGTAAAGCAGTAGCAAAAAGATTATACAGGGACTTTATTGATATTGACGAAGAGATTGAGAAAAAATTCAACATGCCAACCTCTGATATTTTTAAACAATATGGCGAAAAGACATTCCGTGAAACAGAGAAAGAAATAATTATCCAATCCTGCAAACAAAAACTAAAAATCATTTCGGTTGGTGGAGGCGCATTTCTTCAAGAAGAAATTAGGAATGCTTGTTTATCAGATTGTATCGTTTTCTTCCTCGATTTGTCTTGGGATAATTGGAAGGAGCGAATAAGCCTGCTAATCGATAGTCGCCCTGTTTTGCAAGGCAAAAATATTGAACAAATTGAGGAGCTCTTCAATGAACGCCAGCCGATTTATTCGGAGCATCATTCGAGGGTCAGTACAGATAATTTGGTAGTTGATGAAGTTGCGGATTATATTGCAGAAGCTTTGAAAACGGCATGGGATATACATGAGCCGAATGCTGGTTGATAGAGAGAATTTTAGAGATTTTATTACTAAAGACCCTATTCTAACGAGCTAATTTATTTTTAAAAAATCTGATTAAAGTAGGCGATATAAACTGCGGACTAGCTAAGGAAAACTATTGCTTACTGGCGCTACGAAATTACACTTCGCTGGAACGGTGTAAATTACCATTTATACATACATAGATCACATAAAAATAGAAACAAACACCAAAATAATCCACCTAAAACAAACAGGACTCCAATTTGGAAGTCCTGTTAATAATTTTAGTACTGTACCAGAAATATAGTCGTTCACTGCTCAAAATACTGTTCAACTTCACTGTCATCTTGTAAATGCTCTTGTATAAAGCTATTTAGATCGTCCGCATTTGTGAATTCACTAAAATCTGCCTCATACCATTTCTGCAATTTTTCCTTCGTTACGGTTAACTCTTCTTTATCAAAGATAAAGGTTACCCATTCTACATTGTGAATCAAGGTAAATAAAAACGCAGCATTGTTAATAGCTGTTTCTTTGTAATCCCCTGTTTCGATATCCTGATAATTTAAGATTATTCCATATGGTTCTTCATTCGTTTGTAGTTCAAATCCATTAACATATTCGCCCTCTGGTAGTTGACTTACAATGTTCCCTACCGCACTATTATCTCCAACATGGGAATCTTTATATTGGAAAATATCCTCATCATTTGTATCAATCGAATTACATCCATTTAAGAGTAACATTATTAGTAAGAGTAGCATGAAAATCTTGGCCATTTTCCACATTTTTATATCTCCTTGTAAAGGTTAATTTTCAATCAGTGGAAGTGAATTTTATTCCACACTGATTGTTAGTTGAATAGAATCGGACATTCATAGGCACTAGCATCCCCATCTAAACTTCCTCCAAATCTTGAAATATTGATATAATTGTTTTCCCCCTGTTACATACGGGATAACTTACATATTACTTTTCTGATTAAATATTGTTAGGTTCTCTTTTTGATACGTCCTTTAAGCGTATTATGTTTCATTTATTGAAAACTAGCGAATGCATTTCGAATCAAGTTGGTTTTCAATTCGTTTTCAATTCGCTTTCAATTCTTTTTAGACAAAAAATAGCAAAGAATAGATTACTATCTATCCTTTGCTATTTTAGTATTCACCGACGCGCCCAGAGGGATTCGAACCCCCGGCAAACCTGGTACCGGAAACCAGTGCTCTATCCAGCTGAGCTATGGGCGCATATTCAATTTAAAAATGACACATATGCTATTATATCGTTTTTTCCTTATAGTTACAAGTGTTTTCTTAAGCTTTTTTAATTATCACGTTTATTCCCTTAAAATAAGGGTATCATGGAGAAGATATTTTTTTATATTTATCAGAGGTTTTTGTTTGACCTTTATTGACCTTTGAGCTATTATAAAAATAGATCCATAAGTTAGTTGGATGAAACTTGTTTTTATATAAGGAGGATTTATAAATGAATTTAGTACCTACAGTTATTGAACAAACCAACCGTGGCGAACGCGCATATGACATTTACTCACGTTTACTTAAAGACCGTATTATTTTACTAGGAAGTGCAATTGATGATAACGTTGCAAACTCTATTGTAGCACAATTACTATTCCTTGAAGCAGAAGATCCAGGCAAGGACATTTCATTGTATATCAACTCACCAGGTGGTTCAATCACAGCTGGAATGGCGATTTACGATACGATGAATTTCATCAAGTCTGATGTTTCTACAATTTGTATCGGTATGGCTGCATCAATGGGGGCATTCCTACTAACTGCTGGAGAAAAAGGAAAACGTTTCGCATTACCTAATAGTGAAATCATGATCCACCAACCATTAGGCGGAACTCAAGGACAAGCTACAGATATTG of Oceanobacillus zhaokaii contains these proteins:
- a CDS encoding DUF4190 domain-containing protein; the encoded protein is MDTELGQVSLRVLLNLVHNRSTQFKKEAGKISKLEVSNASDSKANSKGTISIIFGALSIVTSFMAVGFILGIIGLIYGVIGVRQINRFKQNGKKIAVTGILCSLFGIFLSILFSVNFGNLLIS
- a CDS encoding DUF4825 domain-containing protein; this encodes MWKMAKIFMLLLLIMLLLNGCNSIDTNDEDIFQYKDSHVGDNSAVGNIVSQLPEGEYVNGFELQTNEEPYGIILNYQDIETGDYKETAINNAAFLFTLIHNVEWVTFIFDKEELTVTKEKLQKWYEADFSEFTNADDLNSFIQEHLQDDSEVEQYFEQ
- a CDS encoding Imm26 family immunity protein; this translates as MLPDASTSYFLIDNDLAELFKLETNNEAIKLLRKTVREKIEPYLYKRIGFDYESSAVIIRTTNAELILEIAIVINELANANLSAEEINITKNRLISHKRPRKQKWKVGDIFQIFLEDGSYSFGQVLWKNYTQPVCGLFDINKNAVPTLEEIINNPFISILSLTSNSLDNHSWKVIASMNVRIHKEDVPEEFNGTPSIGARSFTSGILEDLANAFYGVSPWNVLADADYFDQILLPTVTRPPTAKVLALSERNLYRKGKKWD
- a CDS encoding FixH family protein is translated as MRRFAIFFAILIVAALSACGAKEDSTNADSEEIVPLEVEFSVPETAEVDEEVKLIATVTYGEESVAEADDVTFEIWEQGMEDKSNKYEATNNGDGTYTMETSFDHDGIYEMFAHVTAKDMHTMPKKSITVGSSPSHDSDHEQTHTHEQGEVTDGFAMHFMEPKSLRAAEETPLKVHVQLDNQPLEQASIRFEIWNEETPDKHEWVNAREAAAGEYFGDFVFQEAGTYQLAVHVENEDGLHEHQEFEINVTK
- the clpP gene encoding ATP-dependent Clp endopeptidase proteolytic subunit ClpP — protein: MNLVPTVIEQTNRGERAYDIYSRLLKDRIILLGSAIDDNVANSIVAQLLFLEAEDPGKDISLYINSPGGSITAGMAIYDTMNFIKSDVSTICIGMAASMGAFLLTAGEKGKRFALPNSEIMIHQPLGGTQGQATDIEIHAKRIIEIKKRMNEIMSEKTGQPLEVIERDTERDNFMTAQRSVEYGLIDKILERKEDAK
- a CDS encoding shikimate kinase, translating into MNDVSLREKSIVMIGFMGVGKTTIGKAVAKRLYRDFIDIDEEIEKKFNMPTSDIFKQYGEKTFRETEKEIIIQSCKQKLKIISVGGGAFLQEEIRNACLSDCIVFFLDLSWDNWKERISLLIDSRPVLQGKNIEQIEELFNERQPIYSEHHSRVSTDNLVVDEVADYIAEALKTAWDIHEPNAG
- a CDS encoding small acid-soluble spore protein H; the protein is MDAQRAQEITSSPDIIDVTYNGEAIYIEHVDEQNGTATIHFLNEPNNKQSVSVTSLNEQNV
- a CDS encoding alpha/beta fold hydrolase encodes the protein MPYVKVDSETKLFYEDKGSGQTIIFIHGVMMSSKFFRKQLSFFSENYRIIALDLRGHGQSSKVEHGHTVGQYARDLKTFIEKLELKDVILVGWSMGSFVVWDYVNQFGTDYIKAVTIVDQSASDYIWPGWEFGAFDFAALTGLMQVIQEDQHGFNRNFIDGMFKKKPSDEDVQWILAEMNKLPASIESTIVFNQSIVDYRETLSNVDVPTLICFGTVGFFTIEAGEYIQEKIAGSKLVAFENSSHLLFLEETDKFNRELDTFFRNL
- a CDS encoding fumarylacetoacetate hydrolase family protein, which translates into the protein MKLVSYRTKSNSGNYRIGAIHGEFVLDIQAAYQAFLLSKKEEQLVDELDTILPAEPSRFFAIGLPAIEKAEEACRYILNKKDELESLKLEDINLGTPISSPGKIICVGKNYADHVAEMQSDIPEYPVLFAKFNNALIGPEDAIETSDVTKKLDYEVELALVIGKEATKVKREEALSYIAGYTIGNDTSARDLQKRTPQWLQGKTLDRCTPIGPWVVTGDEISEPGNLAIRSFVNGMERQSSNTSHLIFDIPFLVEFISNLITLNPGDIILTGTPDGVGFAMDPPQFLKDGDVVALEIEKIGRMENKVVHIK